One window of Desulfonatronum thiodismutans genomic DNA carries:
- a CDS encoding DUF1499 domain-containing protein, whose protein sequence is MTLLDCPASPNCVSSQATDPARRVEPLPYPPAQEHLALKTLLQVLRDLPRTEITEQSPSLVKAVVQSALFRFKDDLEFHFDHEAAVIHIRSASRTGYWDLGANRRRVDRIRADFVALLAKMS, encoded by the coding sequence ATGACGCTACTGGACTGCCCCGCAAGCCCCAACTGCGTTTCCAGCCAGGCCACGGACCCGGCCCGCCGGGTGGAGCCTCTGCCATATCCTCCCGCCCAAGAGCATCTGGCCCTGAAGACCCTCCTCCAGGTGCTCCGCGACCTGCCGCGCACGGAGATCACCGAGCAATCTCCTTCCCTGGTCAAGGCCGTGGTCCAAAGTGCCCTGTTTCGCTTCAAGGACGATCTGGAGTTCCATTTCGACCACGAAGCCGCGGTCATCCACATCCGCTCGGCCTCGCGCACCGGATACTGGGACCTGGGCGCGAACCGCCGCCGCGTGGACCGAATCCGCGCGGACTTCGTCGCGCTTCTGGCCAAGATGTCCTGA